From Longimicrobium sp., one genomic window encodes:
- a CDS encoding ketoacyl-ACP synthase III, which yields MRQAVITGTGSYVPERVVTNAELSATLGEDVDGFVSNTLGIRERRWCRDDESTADLAESAARRALDDAGLQPSDVDLLIVSTDTPEYVSPATASVLHGRLGMRSDAGTFDVNSACAGFATALDVAWKYLRADERYGCVLVVAVYAMSKFLDPADKKTVTIFADGAGAVVLQASEQAGILASELAADGSFSDGMGVFAGGTAEPITADVLEDGTRNRLRFVRKYPKEVNEEGWPRIVRSVLGRIGQTVPEVDLWLWTQVNRSTIEAVMDRLGEPMDKAHTVMGKWGYTGSACLPMALDDAAKSGRLKPGDLIVLTGSGAGLSMGCVALRWTRDGSPLSARSLRGEGPGEGQHG from the coding sequence ATGCGCCAGGCCGTCATCACCGGAACGGGGTCCTACGTCCCCGAGCGCGTCGTCACCAACGCGGAGCTGTCCGCCACGCTGGGCGAGGACGTGGACGGCTTCGTGAGCAACACGCTGGGCATCCGCGAGCGCCGCTGGTGCCGCGACGACGAATCCACCGCCGATCTGGCCGAGAGCGCCGCCCGCCGCGCCCTGGACGACGCCGGCCTGCAGCCCTCCGACGTCGACCTGCTGATCGTATCCACCGACACGCCCGAGTACGTATCCCCCGCCACCGCCTCCGTCCTGCACGGACGCCTGGGGATGCGGTCGGACGCGGGAACGTTCGACGTGAACAGCGCCTGCGCGGGATTCGCCACGGCGCTGGACGTGGCGTGGAAGTACCTGCGCGCCGACGAGCGGTACGGGTGCGTGCTCGTGGTCGCGGTCTACGCGATGTCGAAGTTCCTGGACCCGGCAGACAAGAAGACGGTCACCATCTTCGCCGACGGGGCCGGCGCCGTCGTCCTGCAGGCGTCGGAGCAGGCGGGGATCCTGGCCTCGGAGCTGGCGGCGGACGGGTCGTTCAGCGACGGGATGGGCGTGTTCGCCGGCGGCACGGCGGAACCCATCACCGCCGACGTGCTCGAGGACGGCACGCGCAACCGGCTGCGGTTCGTCCGCAAGTATCCCAAGGAAGTCAACGAGGAAGGCTGGCCGCGCATCGTCCGATCGGTGCTGGGGCGCATCGGGCAGACGGTGCCGGAGGTGGACCTGTGGCTGTGGACGCAAGTGAACCGCTCCACGATCGAAGCGGTGATGGATCGCCTGGGCGAGCCGATGGACAAGGCGCACACGGTGATGGGCAAGTGGGGCTACACCGGCTCCGCCTGCCTGCCGATGGCGCTGGACGACGCGGCGAAGAGCGGGCGCTTGAAGCCCGGCGACCTCATCGTGCTCACGGGATCGGGCGCGGGGCTGTCGATGGGCTGCGTAGCGCTGCGATGGACTCGTGATGGATCTCCCCTCTCCGCGCGTAGTTTGCGCGGGGAGGGGCCGGGGGAGGGGCAACATGGCTGA
- a CDS encoding TonB-dependent receptor, translating into MSSSGSPRLAWRSILLVLALALWPAMAHAQSGTLRGTVAGRDGEALSGARVTVIGTRLVTTTSVQGAFTLRGVPSGTQQLRVSAAGFRDETSEASIRPGEETLVAIQLEDKPYELDAVVISASRQSERVTEAPATITRIGTDQLDAAVGNTFAGALKEVKGLDFVQVGMTSVGINARGFNSSFNNRMLMVEDGRIMVLPENGLPVGQFTATPKVDLASIEVLVGPGAALYGADASSGVISMETKDPRAFPGLTMEVTGGNRNYRDVQARYAGVLGDWGYKVSGEYQAADDWSNRLTLVSGIARAWRSTDVGSATVAPEVSPGGVSGLNWDASVARGTAAVVRYFGNSRLELSGGGSVTDGVGQTSVGRNQLEGWQYNFGQLRFSSPRWYANVYRAQSQSGESWATNRYSQAYYPNLTRPDATRMTDEQLVAASDWPSDGRMYAGEVQYNSRVPLLLNSAVVLGTSYRRDVVSSDRQWLTDRLTGEDISIDQYAGFGQVTTPVMPWMDVVLAGRYDIHENYDAQFSPKAGVVVRPVAGQNFRVTYNRAFKSPTILQTNFHIPDWNAITVIYGNTRGFTVKRPDGTVFREYAPLQPEENTTWEFGYKGVLWDRLFVDVAHYRSAYENFMSPLAVIGDPLNAGLGGQPAGTSVWAYDADGNRLNTAAGGPALALTYYNLGAARIQGTDAGINFVVTPKINVRGTLSLIDISDVEVDAGREESTALNSPEMKWTLGGSFQDFGRLTGGLTLRHVDEYYFRSGVNRGFISGFTTLDANLGYRIDRFNTTVNLGVSNLFGCGGEFEYADTDLLRATPTKENRGCGFGQKHTEMINMPEIGTMVFLGIKYQTR; encoded by the coding sequence ATGAGCAGCAGCGGTTCCCCGCGCCTCGCCTGGCGCAGCATTCTGCTGGTCCTTGCGCTGGCCCTGTGGCCGGCAATGGCCCACGCGCAGTCCGGCACGCTCCGCGGCACCGTCGCAGGCCGCGACGGCGAAGCCCTGTCCGGCGCGCGGGTGACCGTCATCGGCACCCGGCTGGTCACCACCACCAGCGTGCAGGGCGCGTTCACCCTGCGCGGCGTTCCCTCGGGCACGCAGCAGCTTCGCGTCTCGGCCGCCGGGTTCCGCGACGAGACCAGCGAGGCCTCCATCCGCCCCGGCGAAGAGACGCTGGTGGCCATTCAGCTCGAGGACAAGCCGTACGAGCTGGATGCCGTGGTGATCTCGGCCTCGCGCCAGTCGGAGCGCGTCACCGAGGCGCCGGCCACCATCACCCGCATCGGCACCGACCAGCTGGACGCGGCGGTGGGCAACACCTTCGCCGGCGCGCTCAAAGAGGTGAAGGGGCTGGACTTCGTGCAGGTGGGAATGACGAGCGTGGGCATCAACGCCCGCGGCTTCAACTCGTCGTTCAACAACCGCATGCTGATGGTGGAAGACGGCCGCATCATGGTGCTGCCCGAGAACGGCCTCCCCGTGGGCCAGTTCACCGCCACCCCCAAGGTAGACCTGGCCAGCATCGAGGTGCTGGTGGGCCCCGGCGCCGCGCTGTACGGCGCCGACGCCAGCAGCGGCGTGATCAGCATGGAGACCAAGGACCCGCGCGCCTTCCCGGGGCTGACGATGGAGGTCACCGGCGGCAACCGGAACTACCGCGACGTGCAGGCTCGCTACGCCGGCGTGCTGGGCGACTGGGGCTACAAGGTGTCGGGCGAGTACCAGGCGGCCGACGACTGGAGCAACCGCCTGACGCTGGTGTCGGGGATCGCCCGCGCGTGGCGCTCCACCGACGTCGGCTCGGCCACGGTGGCGCCCGAGGTAAGCCCCGGCGGCGTAAGCGGGCTGAACTGGGACGCCAGCGTGGCCCGCGGCACCGCGGCGGTCGTGCGCTACTTCGGCAACAGCCGGCTGGAGCTTTCGGGCGGCGGCAGCGTCACCGACGGCGTGGGTCAGACCAGCGTGGGCCGCAACCAGCTGGAGGGCTGGCAGTACAACTTCGGGCAGCTGCGGTTCAGCAGCCCCCGCTGGTACGCCAACGTGTACCGCGCGCAGAGCCAGTCGGGCGAGTCGTGGGCCACCAACCGCTACAGCCAGGCCTACTATCCCAACCTCACGCGCCCCGACGCCACGCGGATGACGGACGAGCAGCTCGTCGCCGCCTCGGACTGGCCCAGCGACGGGCGGATGTACGCCGGCGAGGTGCAGTACAACTCGCGCGTGCCCCTGCTGCTGAACAGCGCGGTGGTGCTGGGAACGAGCTACCGGCGCGACGTGGTGAGCAGCGACCGCCAGTGGCTGACGGACCGGCTGACGGGCGAGGACATCTCCATCGACCAGTACGCCGGCTTCGGGCAGGTCACCACGCCGGTGATGCCGTGGATGGACGTGGTGCTGGCCGGCCGGTACGACATCCACGAGAACTACGACGCCCAGTTCAGCCCCAAGGCGGGCGTGGTGGTGCGGCCGGTGGCGGGGCAGAACTTCCGCGTGACCTACAACCGCGCGTTCAAGTCGCCCACCATCCTGCAGACCAACTTCCACATCCCCGACTGGAACGCCATCACCGTCATCTACGGCAACACGCGCGGCTTTACCGTCAAGCGGCCCGACGGCACGGTGTTCCGGGAGTACGCGCCGCTGCAGCCGGAAGAGAACACTACCTGGGAGTTCGGCTACAAGGGCGTGCTGTGGGACCGGCTGTTCGTGGACGTGGCCCACTACCGCTCGGCGTACGAGAACTTCATGAGCCCGCTGGCCGTGATCGGCGACCCGCTGAACGCGGGCCTGGGCGGACAGCCCGCCGGCACCTCGGTGTGGGCGTACGACGCCGATGGAAACCGGCTGAACACGGCGGCTGGCGGCCCGGCCCTGGCGCTGACGTACTACAACCTGGGCGCGGCCCGGATCCAGGGCACCGATGCGGGGATCAACTTCGTGGTGACGCCCAAGATCAACGTGCGCGGCACGCTTTCGCTGATCGACATCAGCGACGTGGAGGTGGACGCGGGGCGCGAGGAGAGCACCGCGCTCAACTCGCCGGAGATGAAGTGGACGCTGGGCGGCAGCTTCCAGGACTTCGGGCGGCTGACCGGCGGGCTGACGCTGCGCCACGTGGACGAGTACTACTTCCGCTCGGGCGTCAACCGCGGCTTCATCTCGGGGTTCACCACGCTCGACGCCAACCTGGGCTACCGGATCGACCGCTTCAACACCACGGTGAACCTGGGCGTGAGCAACCTCTTCGGGTGCGGCGGCGAGTTCGAATACGCCGACACCGACCTGCTGCGCGCAACGCCCACGAAGGAGAACCGCGGCTGCGGGTTCGGGCAGAAGCACACGGAGATGATCAACATGCCGGAGATCGGCACGATGGTCTTCCTGGGCATCAAGTACCAGACGCGTTGA
- a CDS encoding class I adenylate-forming enzyme family protein, whose protein sequence is MMDAFPRFPRQPDPLRFWRRISPDRVALVDRPRGERLTYAELDAAADRWAGLLRARGIGPGAIVAALAGNRRELPELFFACGRIGAALLPLNWRLSAAELKPILADARPDLLIGEARFRDRAEGHPAWMDLDADAPALLAAAHPSTEDIAISGDEPLLILYTSGSTGTPKGAVLPHRQIFWNAVATTTAWELGADDVAPVSTPLFHTGGWNVFATSLWHRGGTVVLLDAFDADGFLQAIEEEGCTVALTVPTQLMMMAESPRWGRPLPRLRRFVSGGAPCPAALAAKVRAAGYTFREGYGLTECGPNCFAISDEEAVRRPGHVGWPVPYLEMRLEAEDEREARTGEAGELLLRGPQIFGGYLRSPERTAEVLSADGWLRTGDLAVRDEDGAYRICGRRKEMYISGGENVFPAEVEAALSECPGVVEAVVVGVPDDKWGEVGRAFVVPRADSTLTETDVVSHARGRLAGYKVPRSVFIVPEIPRLGSGKPDRRALAALQPALVEA, encoded by the coding sequence ATGATGGACGCCTTTCCCCGCTTTCCTCGCCAGCCCGATCCCCTGCGCTTCTGGCGGCGGATCTCGCCCGACCGCGTCGCGCTGGTGGACCGCCCACGCGGCGAGCGGCTGACGTACGCGGAGCTGGACGCGGCGGCGGACCGCTGGGCGGGGCTGCTGCGGGCGCGCGGCATCGGCCCGGGGGCGATCGTGGCGGCGCTGGCCGGCAACCGGCGCGAGCTGCCGGAACTGTTCTTTGCCTGCGGACGGATCGGCGCGGCGCTGCTGCCCCTCAACTGGCGCCTCTCCGCCGCCGAGCTGAAGCCCATCCTGGCCGACGCGCGCCCCGACCTGCTGATCGGCGAGGCGCGCTTCCGCGACCGGGCGGAGGGGCATCCGGCGTGGATGGACCTGGACGCCGACGCCCCCGCCCTGCTCGCCGCGGCACATCCATCCACCGAAGACATCGCCATCTCCGGCGACGAGCCGCTGCTGATTCTGTACACGTCCGGAAGCACGGGCACGCCCAAGGGCGCCGTCCTGCCGCATCGGCAAATCTTCTGGAATGCCGTCGCCACCACGACCGCGTGGGAGCTGGGCGCCGACGACGTGGCGCCGGTGAGCACGCCGCTCTTTCACACGGGCGGATGGAACGTGTTCGCCACGTCGCTGTGGCACCGCGGCGGCACGGTGGTGCTGCTGGATGCGTTCGATGCCGACGGCTTTCTGCAGGCCATCGAGGAGGAGGGGTGCACCGTGGCTCTGACCGTCCCCACGCAGCTGATGATGATGGCCGAAAGCCCGCGCTGGGGCCGTCCCCTGCCCCGGCTGCGGCGCTTCGTCTCCGGCGGCGCGCCCTGCCCCGCGGCGCTGGCGGCAAAGGTCCGCGCGGCGGGATACACCTTCCGCGAGGGCTACGGGCTGACGGAGTGCGGCCCCAACTGCTTCGCCATCTCCGACGAGGAGGCGGTCCGCCGTCCGGGGCACGTCGGCTGGCCGGTGCCGTACCTGGAGATGCGGCTGGAGGCGGAGGACGAGCGCGAGGCGAGGACGGGCGAGGCGGGCGAGCTGCTGCTGCGTGGCCCGCAGATCTTCGGAGGATACCTGCGCAGCCCGGAGCGCACGGCGGAGGTGCTTTCGGCGGACGGATGGCTCCGCACGGGAGACCTGGCCGTGCGGGACGAGGACGGGGCGTACCGCATCTGCGGGCGGCGCAAGGAGATGTACATCTCGGGCGGCGAAAACGTCTTTCCCGCCGAGGTCGAGGCTGCGCTCTCCGAGTGCCCCGGCGTGGTGGAGGCGGTCGTCGTCGGCGTGCCGGACGACAAGTGGGGCGAAGTGGGCCGCGCCTTCGTCGTCCCCCGCGCGGACTCCACGCTGACGGAAACGGACGTGGTTTCCCATGCGCGGGGGCGGCTGGCGGGCTACAAGGTGCCGCGCTCCGTCTTCATCGTCCCCGAGATCCCGCGCCTGGGGAGCGGCAAGCCGGACCGCCGCGCCCTCGCCGCATTGCAGCCGGCCCTCGTGGAGGCGTGA
- a CDS encoding PHB depolymerase family esterase, translating to MHHLTRTLFALTMAGTLSTSGCTPPAQPPSPGPAGYDTVAAPRGTAQALIGWNTYQGEGGTRRYWVYVPARHDPARPAPLVIMLHGCTQDPEDFARGTQFSAHAERAGVIVVYPEQTAVYNPQKCWNWYDPANQARGAGEPAIIAGITREMMSRFAVDPARVYIAGVSAGGAMAVNTAVAYPELYAAAGAHSAIPYRAATDVASAVSAMRSGPVNPDALPAPFAPGVTPVPLIVFHGTSDVVVNAENGRRLADQWRRAVGAKDFTRHQVDAGGLRATRDVSGPFVELWMVEELGHAWSGGSPAGTYTSAAGPDASREMLRFFLQHPVR from the coding sequence ATGCACCACCTGACCCGCACCCTGTTCGCCCTGACGATGGCAGGCACCCTCTCCACCTCGGGCTGCACTCCGCCCGCGCAGCCACCGTCGCCCGGGCCCGCCGGCTACGACACCGTCGCCGCGCCGCGCGGAACGGCGCAGGCGCTCATCGGTTGGAACACGTACCAGGGTGAGGGCGGCACGCGACGGTACTGGGTGTACGTGCCCGCGCGGCACGATCCCGCCCGCCCGGCCCCGCTGGTCATCATGCTGCACGGCTGCACGCAGGACCCGGAGGATTTCGCGCGCGGAACGCAGTTCAGCGCGCACGCCGAGCGCGCGGGCGTCATCGTCGTCTATCCCGAGCAGACTGCGGTGTACAATCCGCAGAAGTGCTGGAACTGGTACGATCCCGCCAACCAGGCGCGAGGCGCGGGCGAGCCCGCCATCATCGCGGGCATCACCCGCGAAATGATGAGCCGCTTCGCCGTCGATCCCGCGCGCGTCTACATCGCCGGGGTCAGCGCGGGCGGGGCGATGGCCGTGAACACCGCCGTCGCCTATCCCGAGCTGTACGCCGCTGCCGGTGCGCACTCCGCCATCCCGTACCGCGCCGCGACCGACGTGGCATCGGCGGTTTCGGCCATGCGCTCCGGGCCGGTCAACCCCGACGCGCTCCCCGCCCCCTTCGCCCCGGGCGTCACACCGGTTCCGCTGATCGTGTTCCACGGCACGTCCGACGTCGTCGTAAACGCGGAAAACGGCCGCCGCCTGGCTGACCAGTGGCGGCGCGCCGTCGGAGCCAAGGACTTCACCCGCCACCAGGTGGATGCAGGCGGGCTGCGCGCGACACGCGACGTCTCGGGTCCGTTCGTGGAGCTGTGGATGGTCGAGGAGCTGGGCCACGCCTGGTCCGGCGGCTCGCCCGCGGGCACCTACACCTCCGCGGCGGGGCCGGACGCCAGCCGCGAGATGCTGCGCTTCTTCCTGCAGCACCCGGTTCGATGA
- a CDS encoding long-chain fatty acid--CoA ligase, with protein MAETAVSAFVARARADAALPALRVLAAGGAARDETITWGEWAGQSRAFAASLIAAGHRPGQHVAILAGNAAAWPIADLGVLMAGGISVGVYPTSAPAQVRQLLADCAAVAVVVDSPAQMEKVRAVRSTLPELRTIIAVDHDGGGDAVSWAGWMQRGRALGESVQTRAELARRMDALRPDTTAILIYTSGSTGEPKGAALTHRTLLASAASIRDTLGLVEGDRSLSFLPFCHAAERIFGLYTRIVCGMQAGLVADHNRVWDAAREFAPTLFGGLPRFYEKAVATLRAQQAAASGDERSRWERTLELGMERSRRKRAGQPVSVELETEWLRTGEPLLERARELFGGRVRVATSGGAALPADVSEYLDALGITVLGAYGLTEHLCAAFNRPDHYTFDSAGPPMPGTTLRLAEDGEILLRRGPLTFSGYHGRPAETAEAFSADGEWLRTGDLGRVGEDGALRVIGRKKELIALSNGKKVAPLGIEAALTGEPWIEQAMLYGEGRNFVSALLVIRRPALEAWAAEHARDADDPRLLDDPGLRAAVQAAVDRVNARLSNPERVRRFALLGNGFSGDDLTPTLKLRRPVVEQRYRAHLEALYVDA; from the coding sequence ATGGCTGAAACCGCCGTCTCCGCCTTCGTCGCGCGCGCCCGCGCCGACGCCGCTCTTCCCGCGCTTCGCGTTCTCGCCGCCGGGGGCGCGGCGCGCGACGAGACGATCACCTGGGGCGAGTGGGCCGGCCAGTCGCGCGCCTTTGCCGCGTCGTTGATCGCCGCCGGGCACCGGCCGGGGCAGCACGTGGCCATCCTCGCCGGCAACGCGGCCGCCTGGCCCATCGCCGACCTGGGCGTGCTGATGGCGGGCGGCATCTCCGTCGGCGTGTATCCGACCAGCGCCCCCGCGCAGGTGCGGCAACTGCTGGCGGACTGCGCGGCCGTGGCGGTGGTGGTGGATTCGCCCGCGCAGATGGAAAAGGTGCGCGCCGTCCGCTCCACCCTTCCCGAGCTGCGCACCATCATCGCGGTGGACCACGACGGCGGCGGCGACGCGGTGTCGTGGGCGGGATGGATGCAGCGCGGCCGTGCGCTGGGCGAATCGGTGCAGACCCGCGCCGAGCTGGCCCGGCGGATGGACGCACTGCGGCCCGACACCACGGCCATCCTCATCTACACCTCCGGCAGCACCGGCGAGCCCAAGGGCGCCGCCCTCACCCACCGCACCCTGCTCGCGTCGGCCGCGTCCATCCGCGATACGCTGGGCCTGGTGGAAGGCGATCGATCGCTCTCGTTCCTCCCCTTCTGCCACGCCGCCGAGCGCATCTTCGGCCTGTACACGCGCATCGTCTGCGGCATGCAGGCGGGGCTCGTCGCGGACCACAACCGCGTCTGGGATGCGGCTCGCGAGTTCGCGCCGACCCTCTTCGGCGGGCTGCCGCGCTTCTACGAAAAGGCCGTGGCCACCCTCCGCGCCCAGCAGGCCGCGGCGAGCGGGGACGAGCGCTCGCGCTGGGAGCGGACGCTTGAGCTCGGCATGGAACGCTCGCGGCGCAAGCGCGCGGGACAGCCCGTCTCCGTCGAACTGGAGACAGAGTGGCTGCGAACGGGTGAGCCGCTGCTGGAGCGCGCGCGCGAGCTGTTCGGCGGACGGGTGCGGGTGGCCACCTCCGGCGGCGCCGCCCTGCCCGCGGACGTGTCCGAGTACCTGGACGCGCTGGGGATCACCGTCCTGGGCGCCTACGGGCTGACGGAGCACCTGTGCGCGGCCTTCAACCGGCCGGACCACTACACGTTCGACTCCGCCGGCCCGCCGATGCCCGGCACCACCCTGCGCCTGGCGGAAGACGGGGAAATCCTGCTGCGTCGCGGGCCGCTGACCTTCAGCGGCTACCACGGGCGTCCAGCCGAGACGGCGGAGGCGTTCAGCGCCGACGGCGAGTGGCTGCGGACGGGCGACCTGGGGCGCGTGGGGGAAGATGGCGCGCTGCGGGTCATCGGCCGCAAGAAGGAGCTGATCGCGCTCTCCAACGGCAAGAAGGTGGCGCCGCTGGGCATCGAGGCCGCGCTCACCGGCGAGCCGTGGATCGAGCAGGCGATGCTGTACGGCGAAGGGCGCAACTTCGTCAGCGCGCTGCTGGTCATCCGCCGCCCCGCCCTGGAAGCCTGGGCCGCCGAGCACGCCCGCGACGCCGATGACCCCCGCCTGCTGGACGATCCCGGGCTGCGCGCCGCCGTGCAGGCCGCAGTCGACCGGGTGAACGCCCGCCTCAGCAATCCCGAGCGCGTCCGCCGCTTCGCGCTCCTCGGAAACGGATTCAGCGGCGACGACTTGACCCCTACGCTCAAGCTGCGCCGCCCCGTCGTGGAGCAGCGCTACCGGGCGCATTTGGAAGCCCTTTACGTGGACGCCTGA
- a CDS encoding sodium:solute symporter family transporter, giving the protein MMLAILQTSELPRLAQPTIIAVAVVYFAIVAAIGVWATRKTRTASDFFVAGEGIGLAALTLAAMSATLSGFAFIGGPGLVYATGLGAMFLILPASVTSSMTSWALAKRMRLLAEVRGLITVPDAIGARYRSPAAQGLSAVAILVAVVGYMATNILALGLVIDAIFGTGLTWGVWIGMAIVLGYSVAGGILAGVYTDVFQGSLMAVASVLVFIYTLKTGGGMEGISRTILSADAAFMGPFGSMGAVAALSLFFVFGVGSMGQPHVIHKFYMLRDPRKLKWYPLLVTLALIVTMLLYFGVGVAVKALVVEGRMEPLARPDDATPFFLLRFTPVLLAALVFSGVAAAIMSTVNSFMNIGAAAITHDIPVALGIKVKNELKWGRISTVVVSLLAAWLALLPGALVAFLGIFGWGLFASTLVPALAIGLNWEGATKEGAIASICTGLVITLGFETMAFFKVYSFPAGVTVSGLSLVLSILVFFAVSWVTRDRAAAALDADVRLVMSV; this is encoded by the coding sequence ATGATGCTCGCCATCCTGCAGACGTCCGAGCTGCCGCGCCTGGCGCAGCCTACGATCATCGCCGTCGCCGTCGTCTACTTCGCCATCGTGGCAGCCATCGGCGTGTGGGCCACGCGCAAGACGCGCACGGCCAGCGACTTCTTCGTCGCGGGCGAGGGCATCGGCCTGGCGGCGCTGACGCTGGCGGCCATGAGCGCCACGCTCTCGGGCTTCGCATTCATCGGCGGTCCCGGCCTGGTCTACGCGACCGGGCTGGGGGCGATGTTCCTCATCCTCCCAGCCTCGGTCACCTCGTCCATGACGTCGTGGGCGCTGGCGAAGCGCATGCGGCTGCTGGCCGAGGTGCGCGGGCTGATCACCGTGCCCGACGCCATCGGTGCGCGCTACCGGTCGCCCGCCGCCCAGGGATTGTCCGCGGTCGCCATCCTGGTCGCGGTCGTCGGCTACATGGCGACGAACATCCTGGCCCTGGGACTGGTGATCGACGCCATCTTCGGCACCGGGCTCACGTGGGGCGTGTGGATCGGGATGGCGATCGTGCTCGGCTACTCGGTGGCGGGCGGCATTCTGGCCGGCGTGTACACCGACGTCTTCCAGGGCTCCTTGATGGCCGTGGCCTCCGTACTCGTCTTCATCTACACGCTCAAGACGGGCGGGGGGATGGAGGGGATCAGCCGCACGATCCTGTCGGCGGACGCGGCGTTCATGGGCCCGTTCGGGTCGATGGGCGCCGTTGCCGCGCTGTCGCTGTTCTTCGTGTTCGGCGTGGGGTCGATGGGCCAGCCGCACGTGATCCACAAGTTCTACATGCTGCGCGACCCGCGGAAGCTGAAGTGGTATCCGCTGCTCGTCACCTTGGCGCTGATCGTCACCATGCTGCTGTACTTCGGCGTAGGCGTGGCGGTGAAGGCGCTGGTGGTGGAAGGCCGCATGGAGCCCTTGGCCCGCCCGGACGACGCCACGCCGTTCTTCCTCCTGCGCTTCACCCCCGTGCTCCTCGCCGCCCTCGTCTTCTCCGGCGTGGCCGCGGCCATCATGAGCACGGTCAACAGCTTCATGAACATCGGCGCGGCGGCCATCACCCACGACATTCCCGTGGCGCTGGGGATCAAGGTGAAGAACGAGCTGAAGTGGGGCCGCATCAGCACCGTGGTCGTCTCCCTCCTGGCTGCGTGGCTGGCCCTGCTGCCGGGCGCGCTGGTGGCGTTCCTGGGGATCTTCGGATGGGGGCTGTTCGCCTCGACCCTGGTTCCCGCGCTGGCCATCGGGCTCAACTGGGAGGGCGCTACCAAGGAAGGCGCCATCGCTTCCATCTGCACCGGCCTGGTGATCACGCTGGGGTTCGAGACGATGGCCTTCTTCAAGGTCTACTCGTTCCCCGCCGGTGTGACGGTGAGCGGGCTGTCGCTGGTGCTCTCCATCCTGGTGTTCTTCGCCGTCAGCTGGGTGACGCGCGACCGGGCGGCGGCGGCGCTGGACGCGGACGTACGGCTGGTGATGTCGGTGTGA
- a CDS encoding alpha/beta hydrolase family protein, with protein sequence MTTFLAFSRRAALLLAGTAFLGACAAAASPRTTRWAGVLGPGPGTRIEVEERGSQDRTARFMDLGQAGMPVLDWVRTPDSLSFRIPTPSGQFTFSGAISAGLASGRYAFGPLEGAFTLERAASRPPRFTEHALTIVSDTVRLAATLLMPNGRGPFAAAVGLHGSGPETRAGAGRYLAEELASLGVAVLLYDKRGSGGSTGDWRSATPADLATDAVAAFQVLRARPGVDAGRIGLVGASQASWIAAVAGERLARNGTPPGFLIIRSGPLTTPAEEGNYDYEVRLRGAGFGEREMEEARALLLADDEVTRSGGGDERLRVLVDAAAGTAWFRAMEYAPEPGGSPGRIRFRPWLDLDPAPLLRQLPAPGLWLYGSGDATVPALASSRIAEQLRSAGRDYDIVVIGGADHALMRPNPEGGPWPVLAPEYLQHVRAWVCGRGIALVEACATPPPPRPASPT encoded by the coding sequence ATGACAACGTTTCTCGCGTTCAGCCGGCGCGCCGCGCTCCTGCTCGCCGGTACCGCGTTTCTGGGCGCCTGTGCCGCGGCCGCTTCGCCACGGACGACGCGCTGGGCCGGTGTGCTGGGCCCCGGACCGGGAACGCGCATCGAGGTCGAGGAGCGGGGCAGCCAGGATCGTACCGCGCGGTTCATGGACCTGGGCCAGGCCGGCATGCCCGTTCTGGACTGGGTGCGGACCCCGGATTCCCTGTCGTTCCGCATCCCCACCCCGTCGGGGCAGTTCACGTTTTCCGGGGCGATCTCGGCCGGGCTCGCCTCGGGGCGGTACGCGTTCGGGCCGCTGGAGGGAGCGTTCACTCTCGAGCGCGCCGCATCCCGCCCGCCGCGCTTCACCGAACATGCACTTACGATCGTGAGCGACACCGTACGCCTCGCGGCGACGCTCCTCATGCCGAACGGCCGCGGCCCCTTCGCCGCGGCGGTCGGCCTGCACGGGTCCGGGCCCGAGACGCGGGCCGGCGCTGGCCGCTACCTGGCCGAGGAACTGGCATCGCTCGGAGTCGCGGTCCTGCTGTACGACAAGCGGGGAAGTGGAGGGTCGACCGGCGATTGGCGGAGCGCCACTCCGGCAGACCTTGCGACGGACGCGGTGGCCGCGTTCCAGGTGCTGCGGGCGCGCCCTGGCGTGGATGCGGGGCGGATCGGACTCGTGGGGGCGAGCCAGGCGAGCTGGATCGCGGCCGTGGCGGGTGAACGGCTGGCGCGGAACGGCACGCCTCCGGGGTTCTTGATCATCCGTTCCGGGCCGCTGACCACGCCCGCCGAAGAGGGCAACTACGACTACGAGGTGCGGCTGCGGGGCGCAGGGTTCGGCGAGCGCGAGATGGAGGAAGCGCGTGCCCTGCTCCTGGCTGATGATGAAGTCACGCGGAGCGGCGGCGGAGACGAGCGGCTGCGCGTCCTGGTCGACGCGGCGGCCGGGACGGCGTGGTTCCGCGCCATGGAATACGCGCCGGAGCCGGGCGGGTCACCGGGGCGAATCCGCTTCCGTCCCTGGCTGGACCTCGATCCGGCGCCACTCCTCCGCCAGTTGCCGGCGCCGGGCCTGTGGCTGTACGGAAGCGGCGACGCGACGGTGCCGGCACTTGCCAGTTCGCGGATCGCCGAGCAGCTGCGCAGTGCGGGAAGGGACTACGACATCGTGGTGATCGGGGGAGCCGACCACGCCCTGATGCGTCCGAACCCGGAGGGAGGCCCCTGGCCGGTCCTGGCGCCCGAGTATCTGCAGCACGTCCGCGCCTGGGTGTGCGGCCGCGGAATCGCCCTCGTGGAGGCGTGCGCTACTCCCCCTCCGCCGCGGCCGGCGTCTCCCACCTGA